The DNA window CGGGAACCAGCGTGGAGTCGGAGAGGTCGTTGAGCTCCACGATCTCGTGCACCGTGCGGCGCGGATCCTCACCCGGGCGGATCTGCTCGGCGATCCCCCACAGCGTATCGCCGTCCCGCACGGTGATCGTGGTCGTCGCCGAGCCCGGGAGCATCGCGTTCGGGGTAGGCCCGGACGCGGACGCCCCGGCTGCCACGGCGGTCATGACCACCATCGCCACCCCGACCGTGGCCGCGAAGCACAGCACCGAGACAAGAGCCACACGGCCGCGCCGCGTGAGCCGCATGCCACGACCGCCCACCGCCGCGGCGCGGAGGTCCGTCAACCCCGCGACGGGACTCGTCCCGCAGCTGTCCTGGCGATCCTCAGTGTCCGCCCGCCACTCGGGGATCTCCACCGTCCAGTCGAAAAGAGCCGGTTCAGACATGGTTCCCACCTGAGAACGCAATTCGTTAGAACTAACGTTCGATTAAAACTGTATATCGGCGCGGTTTCATCGCCGATTCGAACCTTTGTTTGATATCCTTTATCGCAGGAATCAGCGCTAGACACGTTCCGCTGCGGTACCCGCGCCGCTCACTGACGCGCACCGGATACCGTCGCCAGACGGCCGACCGTGAGATTCCGCCGATAGCCCTTACACCGACCGCCGAGGAGGCCGGCTGTGCCGGAGGAAAACCACCCGACGCAGGAACCTCGTCCGGACGGGGTCTCCATCACTGCGTTCCGGCCTGCGGTTTCGGGTAGCGACAGCGGCCGGAACTCCTCCGCCCAGCCGAGCAGCGCACCCAGCCTCACAACCCGGCAGCAGAGCGTCCTGAACTGCATACACCGCTACGTGCGGCAGCGCGGATACCCGCCGTCCATCCGGGAGATCGGCGACACGGTCGGGCTGTCGAGTCCGTCCAGTGTCGCGCATCAACTGAAGGTCTTGCAACGTAAGGGCTATCTCTACCGTGATCAGAATCGCCCACGTGCGGTAGAGATTCGCATTCCGGGACAGCCTCCGGTCCGTTCGTGGGAGCACGCGGCGGAGGACCCGGCCTCCGACAGCGCGAGTTCCACCGACGTCCCGGTCGTGGGGCGGATCGCCGCGGGTGGCCCCATCCTGGCCGAGGAGTCGGTCGAGAACACTCTCACCCTCCCCAAACAGCTCGTCGGCGAAGGCCGGCTGTTCATCCTCACCGTGATCGGAGAATCCATGGTGGACGCCGCGATCACCGACGGGGACCTCGTCGTGGTACGGCAGCAGCCCGACGCCGACAACGGTGACATCGTGGCCGCGCTGCTCGACGAGGAGGCCACCGTCAAAGAGCTGAAACGGGAGAAGGGGCACGTGTGGCTCATGCCGCGCAACGCGTCCTTCGAGCCCATCAACGGCGACGAGGCGACGATCCTGGGCAAGGTCGTCGCGGTCATGCGCCGGGTCTGAGCCGAACGCTCCCCTGGGCGCGCCGCACCGTCCGCTCCCCCGCGCCGGCGAACGGGTCTCAGGCACCGTCCGCGGCACGCCGTACCGCGGCCTCGGCCAGTTCCTCAGCCTCGGACAGGACTTCCTCATCGGGGATGGACGAGCTGGCCTGGAAGTCGACCGACGCCGTGTAGCACGTCGCGGTGTACAGGTTGGACACCTGCACCCCCACGCACCCCCATGTGAAACCCGAGTCGAATTCGTACCAGGAGCGGGCCTCGTCCCCGATCCCCGAGAGCTCCTCCGGTGCGTGCTCCTCGGACTCGGCCCGGAGCATCTCGGCCGCGTCCGCGCTACCGTCGTCGCTCCAACCGCCGGTACTGCTCACCATCACCAGCCGCGCGGCGGCGGGGACGACGGAACCGTCCTCGGAGGTGGTCCACTTGCACTGCCGGCCGTCCCGACGCTGGCCCAGTCCGGATATCGGCTCGGCCGTCTCGGTGTCGTAGTCGGCCACCAGCCGTTCCAGGACCTCGCCCTCGGCGACGGTGCATTCCGGAGCGCCGCCGAACTCGCTCCTGGTGGTGGTGAGGGTGACGATCGCCCACACGCCTCCCGCCACCAGCAGCAACGCCAGCACGGCCAGGACGGCGACCATGGCCACCGCGCACCCCCGGCTCCGCTTGGAGGCCAACGTCGCGGCGGAAGACGCTCCCGCCGCGGACTGGCTCTCCGGTGCCGAACCCGCATGGGGGTGAGCCGGCCGCTGCGGCAGCGGCCCGGGCCTCTGGTCGGGACCGCCGGAAGGTGGCTGGCCCATGGGGCGCCTCCCCTTCGTGGAACGTCTCCGAATGTCCTCGTGCTCCGCCGCTGTGCCGGACCACGCCCGCACCAACTATGCCAGGAGCCCCGGCGGGGCTCCGCCCTCCCCGGAGCACCTCGCGGCGTCCCGCCTCCGCCGGACGGGCCAGGCGTGCGGTCGCGGACACACGCGCTTCCCGCCGCGGCCGTGCAGGAACGTGGAAGCTACAGGGCGGAGGCGATCCGGTCGGCGACCGAGGAGACGCCATCCCGCGCCTCGCCGTAGGAGAGCGCGTCCCCGCCGTCGGCCTCCTCGCCGCTGTAGAAGACGCGTACCACCAGGTTGTCGCGTCGGAACGCCACCTCGGCCGAACCCGCCCCCGGTGTACTCGACCAGACCACCGCCTCCGGGCCCACTGACGGTACGGGTTCACTCCTGTCGATCCCGGTGGTGGAGGTGAGACGGGCGAGTTCCTCGCGCGCCGCGTCCGCCCCGCTGACGCCCCCGGCCTTGTCCGTGAAGTGGGCCTCGTAGTCGACGTGCAGGACCCGCGCGGGCGCCTGTGCGGAGTCCACGGAGGTCCACTCGCACGTGGCGCTGTCCGACCCCGCCAACAGCCCGTGCTCGTTGGTCTCCAGCAGCGCCCGCGGCACCACGGACTCCACGGTGTCCGAAGCGAGGGCACCGCAGGCCGGGGCGCTCGCGTACGCGTCGTCGGGGCTGGCCTGGGTCGCCGGTTCCTGACGCTGCCAGACCAGCCCCACGGCGGTCGCGAGCGCGGCGATGACGACCGCCGCCGCGCCCGCCCACAGCCAGTGTCGGGGCCGGGGCCGCTCCACCATCCGCCGCGTCTCCCGGAACAGCGGGGAGAGCCACGTACGGCGGGCGTTGTCGAGCCGCTGCCTCATCGGGAGTCAGCCGACCACGATATTGACGAGCTTCGGAGGGCGTACCACGATCTTGCGAATCTCCCGGTCTCCGACGAAACCCTGCACCTTCGGGGAAGCCAGCGCGCGCCGCTCCAACTCCTCCTCGGAGACGTCGGGGGCGACCTCCAGCTTGTCCCGGACCTTGTTGGCCACCTGTACCACACAGGTGACGGATTCCTGAACCAGCAGCTCCGGCTCGGCGGTACGCCAGTTTCCGATGGCGACCGATCCGGTGTGGCCCAGCCGTTCCCAGCCCTCCTCCGAGACGTAGGGAGCGACGAGGGACAGGGTGACGGCGATGACCTCGGCCGCCTCCCGCACCGCGGGGTCGGCCGCCCCGCAGCCGGTGTCGATGGCTTTGCGGGTCGCCGTGACCAGTTCCATGACCCGGGCGATGGCGACGTTGAAACGCTGCATCTCGACCGAGCTGGTGACCTTGTCGATGATCTGGTGCGTGGTCCTGCGCAGCTCGGTGTCACCGCCCGCGGGATCCGTTCCCGGTGCCGACGCGGCTCCGGCCTCGGTCATGACCCGCAGCGCCCGGTTCAGGAACCGCAGGGAGGCGGCCGGGGAGACGTCGGCCCAGTCGACGTCGTCCTCGGGCGGACTGGCGAAGACCATGGTCAGACGGACCGCGTCCACACCGTAGTTGTCGATCTCCTCCCCGAGGTCGATCCCGTTTCCCAGGGACTTGGACATCGCGCGGCCGCCGTTGATCACCTGCCCCTGGTTCAGCAGCCGGGTGAACGGCTCGACGAAGCCGACCATGCCCATGTCGTGGAGCACCTTGGTGAAGAACCGGGCGTACAGCAGGTGCAGGGTCGCGTGCTCGACCCCTCCCACGTACTGGTCGACCGGCCCCCACTTCGCCACGCTCTCCGGGTCGAAGGGGGCGGTGTCCAGGTTCGGTGAGCAGTACCGCAGCGGGTACCACGAGGAGTCCACGAACGTGTCCATGGTGTCCGTGTCGCGCTGCGCGGCCCCGCCGCACTGCGGGCAGGCAACGTTCACCCAGTCGGTGGCGGCCGCCAGCGGGGACACACCCTTCGGGTCCAGGTCCGAGCCCCGCAGGTCGTCCGGGAGCTTCACCGGGAGCTCCTCGTCGGGGACGGGGACCTCACCGCAGTCCGGGCAGTGGATGATCGGAATGGGGGTTCCCCAGAACCGCTGCCGGGACAGCAGCCAGTCGCGCAGCCGGTAGTTCACCGCGCCCCTGCCGGTGCCCTGTTCCTCGAGGATGCCGACCATGCGCCGGATGGCCTCCTCCTTGGCCAACCCGTCCAGCGGACCGGAGTTGACCATCGTGCCCTCGCCCGTCGTGGCGACACCCGTCTCGGCCGGGTTCCCCTCCCCGGTGTCCAGGACTTCCCGCACGGGGAGGCCGAGCTGGAAGGCGAAGTCGAGGTCGCGCTGGTCGTGGGCGGGCACCGCCATGATCGCGCCGTGCCCGTACTCCGCGAGCACGTAGTCGGCCGCCCACACGGGAATGCGCTCCTGGCTCGCGGGATTGACCGCGTACCGGCCCAGGAACACGCCGGTCTTGGTCCGTTCGGTCGACTGCCGCTGGATGTCGGTGAGCTTCGCGGCCTGCTCCCGGTAGGCCTCGAACTCGGCCCGCTGTTCGGGGGAGCACAGCTCGTCCGCGAGGGCGGCGTCGGCGGCGACCACGAAGAACGTGGACCCGTACAGGGTGTCCGGCCGGGTGGTGTACACCGTGACGGGCTCGTCCCGACCCTCGATGGTGAAGTCGATGTCGGCGCCGTAGGACCGGCCGATCCAGTTGCGCTGCATGGTGAGTACGCGTTCCGGCCAGCCCTCTTCCAGCTGGGACATGTCGTCCAGCAGCCGGTCAGCGTAGTCGGTGATGCGGAAGTACCACTGGTTGAGGCTGCGGCGCACCACCTCGCTGTGGCAGCGTTCGCAACGCCCCTGGACCACCTGCTCGTTGGCGAGCACGGTCTGGTCCTGCGGACACCAGTTGACCAGGCCCTCCTTCCGGTAGGCGAGGTCGCGCTCGTAGAAGCGCAGGAAGAACCACTGGTTCCACTGGTAGTACTCCGGGTCGCTGGTGTGCAGACGGCGTGTCCAGTCGAAGGAGACACCGTACTGCCGGAAGGACTCGGCCTGCTTCTCGATGTTGGCGTAGGTCCACTCCGCGGGGTGCGTGCCGTTCTTGATCGCGGCGTTCTCCGCCGGGAGGCCGAACGAGTCCCAGCCGATCGGATGCAGGACGTTCTCGCCGCGCTGGAAACGGTAGCGCGCCACGACGTCGCCCATGGCGAACGCTTCGGCATGCCCCATGTGGAGGTCGCCGGAGGGGTAGGGAAACATGTCGAGGACATAGCTGCGCGGCCGTTCGTCGGCCGGATCCTCGTTGGCCTCGAAGGGGTTCTCCTTGGCCCACCGTTCCTGCCACTTCTCCTGCAAGGCACGGGCGTCGTAGGAGTCGCTCGCTGCCTTGTCTCCGTTAGCCGCTGTCATTGCTGATCGTCCTCTACGGGTCGCGCTAGGGGCACATCGCTCTGGGGAGGTTTCCGCTCGTCCCGCAATCGCAGCCCCACGGCCGAGCCTGCGGTGATGTCTCCACCAGTCGATTGACTGTTCCTCAAGGTTAGCGCGAGACCGGCCACCCCTTCGACGAAGCGGCGCGTGGGGGACGCGGGGACAGGGAGACCGTCCGGCTGGCGGGATGACGCCCGCGACCGCAACCACCCGGTCTCGTCCGGTCGGCCGCGGTCGGGGAGGGAGAGCGCGGAGGCGGCGGGAGGGGTGCGGGCTCGGGGAGGACGGGACGCGTCCGCCCCGGACACCACAACTATTGTTACTGTACAGTAAAAAGTGTGGTCCGGAACACGTGAACCGTTGGAGACGCGATGCTCAACCTGTCGGTACTGCTGGAAGACGGCGCCCGGAAGAACCCGGAACGGGACTGCCTCGTCTTCGGTGACCTCCGGCTGAATTACACCACGGTCGACACCATCACCAACCAGGTGGCCAACCTCCTGGTCTCCCGCGGCGTCCGCCCCGGTGACCGGGTGGCGCTGGTGTGCCCGAACGCCCCCTACTTCCCGTTCGTCTATTTCGGTGCGCTCAAAGCGGGGGCGGTCGTGGTACCGCTCAACATCCTGCTCACCAGCCGGGAGATCGCCTTCCACCTGGAGGACTCGGGTGCCTCGGCCCTGTTCGCCTTCACCGGAACCGAGGACCTGCCGACCGGGGAACGGGCGTTCGCCGCCTACAACGAGGTCGACACGTGCACGACCTACATCGACCTGCCTCCCACCCCGGGCGCCACCGAGTCCACCGTGGACGGCGCGGAAACCCTCTGGGCGGCCCTGGCACAACAACCGGGGCACTTCGAGGCGGTCCAGACCGGCGCTGAGGACACCGCCGTACTCATCTACACCAGCGGCACGACGGGCCAGCCCAAGGGGGCCAAGCTCAGCCACGGCAACCTGCTGTTCAACGCCGTGGCCTCGGACGCCCTGTTCGAGGGCGCGGACAACGGCCACGACGTCTTCCTCAGCGTGCTTCCGCTGTTCCACATCTTCGGCCAGACGACGATGATGAACTGCCCGCTGTACCGGCACGGAACGATGGTCCTACAGGCGCGTTTCGACGGTGACGAGGCGCTGTCCCTGATGGAACGGGAGGGCGTGACCATATTCGCCGGTGTTCCCACCATGTACTGGGGGCTGCTCGGCGCCACCGGCGAGCACGACATGGAGCGGATCACCAGCACCCTGCGCACCGCGGTCTCCGGCGGCGCCGCCCTTCCCTCCGAGGTCGTCAAGAACGCCAAGGAGAAACTGGGCGTGGAGATCCTGGAGGGCTACGGTCTCTCCGAGACGTCACCGGTCGTGTCCTTCAACAACCCCAAGGTCAAGGCCAAACCCGGGTCGATCGGCCGACCGATCTGGGGTGTGGAGATGAAGCTGGTCGACTCGGAGTTCAACGACGTCGAGGGCGAGGGGCCGGGCGAGATCGCGGTCCGCGGCCACTGCGTCATGCAGGGCTACCACAACCGGCCGGACGCCACCGCCCAGGTGATGCACAACGGATGGTTCCGTACCGGAGACATCGCCCGCAGGGACGACGAGGGCTTCTACTTCATCGTCGACCGGTCCAAGGACATGATCATCCGGGGCGGGTACAACGTGTACCCGCGCGAACTGGAAGAGGTCCTCATGGCCCACCCCGGGGTCAGCCTCGCCGCGGTCGTGGGCGTCCCGCACGAGACCCACGGCGAGGAGATCAAGGCCTACATCATCCCCGAGGAGGGCACCGACATCTCGGAGCAGGGCCTGATCGACTGGGCCAAGGACCAGTTGGCCAGCTACAAGTACCCGCGACTGGTGGAGTTCCGGGACACGCTCCCCATGACCGCCACCGGCAAGATCCTGAAACGCGAGCTCCGCTGAACGGCGCCGTGGCGGTCGTTCAGGAGAGCGGCCGCCACACGGAGTCGCACACGGTGCACCGGAACTCGATCCGGACACCGCACGTGGCGCAGTGCGGTCCCGGGTTGTAGTCCTCGGTGTGTTCCACGTGCCGGTCGGCGAAGAACCGCAGCTCCCCGCACGTGTTACAGCGGATCCGCACGTTGGTCGGACTCTTGGGCCAGGGTTGGTCGGGTTCGACCGGGTGCCCGTCCAGATGCGCGTTCATCGGGGCCGGGGCCGTTGGCCGGAGACGACAGCCCCTGTCCTCCTTTCCTCACCGGACTCTCAGCCCGCGCACCCGCTGCGTGGTGGCGGACAGCGGCCTACTCCTCCAGTCCCGCCGCGATACGCAGTGTGGACACCAGCTCGGCCTCCTTGTACACCGCGAGTCCGATCGCGGAGGAGAAAGCGGCGAGCATGTGCATGTAGATCGTGGGATCACCGTTGGTGAAACGTTCGGCCGTCTCCTCCTCTCCCACGGAGTAGGCCTCCCACGCCGTCACCACGGCGAACTCCACCTCCGGGGGCAGCATGTCCGCGACCGCCCCCGCCACGGCCTCCCGGGAGTCCGCGGGTTTGAACACGACCCCCGTCTCCTGGACCCGCCGGGTGAGCAGGGAGGCGAAGACCTTGAGCTCGGAGGTGACGTCAGCGACGTCGTCCGCGGCTCCCGCAGCCGCCTGTTGCAGCCCTTCACGGTCCTTACGCGTGTAGCAGTCGATAAGCGTTATGGCGAGTCGTTTGGTCCGTTCGGTGCTGGCACCGGATCCGTCGTTGTCTGGCATGTCTCCATGATGCCCGTCCTGCCCCGCGCGTCGGGGCAGGACGGGCCCGATCCGGCCATTCTCCGGCCTACACGAAATTCGGCCGCAGCGGCATGTTCGCGTCCGTTCCCGCCAGTTTGACCCCGAGTATCTGGTGGAGCTGGACCACGTTGCGTTCGAACCCGAGGATGCAGCCGGCCATGTAGAGCCGCCACACCCGGGCGGTGCCCTCACCGACCTCCTTCACCGCGGTTTCCCAGTTGCGGTCGAGGTTGGCGCACCACTGGCGCAGCGTCAGCGCGTAGTGCTCGCGCAGGTTCTCCTGGTGCCGGATCTCGAACCCGGTGTCGTTCATCATGGTCTGCAGCTCGCCCGGACCCTCGAGCTCCCCGTCCGGGAAGACGTACCGGTTGATCACCCCGTCGGGCTTCATCGCCGGCTGGTCGTTACGCGGGCGGGTGATGCAGTGGTTGAGCAGCCTGCCGCCCGGTTTGAGCTTGGTGTACAGCCCGGCGAAGTAGTCGGGGACGTTCCCCTTCCCGATGTGTTCGGTGAGGCCGATGGAGCTGATCCGGTCGTAGATGCCGTCCGGCACGTCCCGGTAGTCCATGTGGCGCACCTGCGCGAGGTGGGACAGCCCTTCCTCCTCGATCCGCGCGCTGGCCCAGTCCGCCTGTTCCTTGGACAGGGTCACTCCCAGGCCGTGCACGCCGTACTCCCGGGCGGCGTGCATGACCATACCGCCCCATCCGCAGCCGACGTCCAGCAGCCGCATACCCGGCTGGAGGTCGAGCTTGCGCGCGACCAGGTCGTGTTTGCGGAACTGGGCGCTCTCCAGCGAGGCCTCCGGGGAGTCGAACACGGCGCAGGTGTAGGTCATCGACGGACCCAGTACCAGCTCGTAGAACGCGTTGGAGACGTCGTAGTGGTGCTGGATCACCTCGGCGTCCCGCCCCTTGGAATGCCGGGTCCCCCTGCCGAAGAGGCGGGAGGTGCGCACCTCCTGCGGAGGCGGCGGGACCCGGTTGACGAACTTCACCCACCCGATACTCGTGGCGATCCTCGCCAGCTCCAGCGCGGAGGGCTTGTTCCCGTCCTCCAGGACGACGTCGGACATGCGCCGCATCGCGGTGTACATGTCGCCCTCGACGTCGATGTGCCCTGCCACGTAGGCACGGGTCAGTCCCAGGGCCCCCGGGGCCTGGACCAGGTAGTTCAGCGCCACCGGGGTCCGGATGACGAGCGCGACCTCGCTGTCCGGATCGCCCGACACGCTGCCGTCGTAGGCGCGGAAGCGTATCGGCGCCTCCGGACCGACGACACGTTCGAAGATCTCGGCAAGCCGCATGGGCGTTTCCTCCTCACCACACGCCACCGTCTCGCGGAGGGCGCGTTCACTTGTTGCCGACACACTTGGCGTACAGATCGAGGAGCCGGCCGTGCGGGTCGTAGGTGTCCTTGAGCTTTTGGTACCCGTCGCCGTTGTACGAGCGCCAGAACTCCTCCTCGGAGTAGAAGGCGTCGGAGTACAGCGACTTGTGCCCGCCGAGCCGGGACACCTCCTCCTCAACCCGTCGGTTGTGGTGGGCTCTGCGCTGCCCCGGCCGCATGGGAACCATGCCCCAGAACCCGAAGTTCACGTACAGCCGGTCCCGCTCCAGGGGGTACAGCGGCCACACGTGGGAGTCCCCGGTGACCTCCGCGTCCCGCTCCCGCAGCCGGATGGGGCACATCCAGACGGGGCTCATCCCGATCTCGGAGTGGAAGAAGTCGAGGAACTCGGCCCCACGGTCGGCGGCGACCTCGATGTCCTGGATCAGAGGCTCCTGCTGCGGACGGCCGCGGTAGTGGTTCCACAACCGGCTGGCGTCGGTGCGCCGGTCCAGTGCCACCAGTCTGCGGTAGACGTCGGAGCGCTTCAGTGCCCGCGGCCAGAACCGCCGTACGGCCGGGTGCTGCACGCCGAACGCGCGTGAGCACCAGAACCAGTCGGTGTCCCAGCGCCAGAGGTAGTCGTGGGTGGTCAGATAGTCGCCCAGGGCGGAGTCCGCGTAGCGCGGGATGGACGTGTAGTAGATGTCGGTCCCGGTGTAGTCGCTGGTCCAGGGCGCGGTGTCCACGAAGGAGGCCAGGGTCAGGTACAGCTCGTCGGGCGCGAAGGAGACCCCGTCGACGAAGTCCACCCGTTCCCCCGCGTGTTCGGCGTCGGCGCAGATCCGGGTGAACGCCTCCATCGCGGAGTCGGCGTCACCGAAACGCAGGTGGCGCAGGTGCACGTACGGTTTGACCGGCTCCAGTTCGATACGCAGCCGCAGGCTGTAGCCGAGTGTGCCGTAGGAGTTCGGGAAGCCGTAGAACAGGTCGCGGTGTTCGTTGTCCCGCCGCGCCACCACCGTGTCACCCGAGCCGGTCAGGATCTCGATCTCCTGCACCGACTCGTGCGGCAGCCCGTTCCGGAACGAGGACGCCTCGATCCCCAGTCCGGTGACGGCCCCGCCCAGCGTGATCGTGCGCAGCTGCGGCACGACGAGCGGCATCAGCCCGTAGGGCAGGGTGGCGGCGACCAGGTCCTCGTAGGTGGTCATACCGCCCACCTCGGCGACCCGTTCCCGGGGGTCGACGGACAGCACCGAGGTGAACGCGCTGACGTCCAGGGGACGCGCGGCCGAGGAGTCGCGGAACCGGAACAGGTTAGAGGTCGGTTTGGCCAGCCGCACTGGCGCGTCCTCGGGAAGCTGGGCGAAGTCACGCCGTAGCTGCTGCACGGCTGCGATGTGGTCGGCGAAGTTTCGCTGCGGTGGAGTCACGGGCACCTGCTTCTTCCGGCGCTACAGCGCCATCGGCGTTGCCGGCCAGCGCGCCGGAGCGCGCCTGGGGCCATCAGACACTCTATTCCTACCTTCTGGTAATGCTGGCAGCCGCCGCCTATTCCCCACATCACTCTTCTCGGCCTGCCTCCGGAATCGCCGGGCCGCTGCGGGGAGCCAGCGCCGCGTCGCGGGACCGTTCCCGCCGCTCCGCCGCACCCCTACTGTGTGTCCGCTCGCACCGACCGGCGGTAGAGGTGGCAACGTTCCGGGTAACACGGCGGACGTCGTATGCTCGAGCTGTGCGCATCGCTCTCGTTGACTCCGGGCTCGGGATGCTGTCGACCGCTGCCGCGTTACGCGCCGCACGCCCCGACGCCGACCTCGTGCTGTCCATGGACCCCGATCACATGCCGTGGGGACCGCGCTCCCCCGAGGACGTGATCGGACGCGCACTGGCGGGAGCGCGAGCGGCGATGGATCCGCCTCCCGCCGCCGGCAGCGACGGCTCTCCGGCCCCGCGCCCCGATGCGGTGGTCGTGCCCTGCAACACCGCGTCGGTACACGGACTGTCCGCGCTGCGCGCCGAGTTCGAACCCGACATTCCCGTCGTCGGCACTGTTCCACCGATCAAACCCGCCGCCGAGGCGGGTTCCCCCATCGCCGTGTGGGCTACCGCAGCAACCACGCACAGCCGCTACCAGAACAGCCTGATAGCGTCCTTCGCCCCGGACACGGCGGTAGCCCAGGTGGCGTGCGTGGGGCTCGCCGAGGCCGTCGAGAGCGCGGACCGGCGCGCGGTGGCCGGGGCGGTACGGCGGGCCGCCGAACGCACTCCCGGCGACACCACCAGTGTCGTCCTCGGCTGTACCCACTACGACCTGGTGAGCGCCAGTATCTCCGCCGCGCTGGGGCCTGACGTTCCCCTGTTCACCGCCGCCGACGCGGTCGCGGCACAGACGCTGCGCAGGATCGGAACATTCCCCGACCGGGACGCGTCGCCCACGGGAAGCACCGTGGTCCTCGCCAGCGGGAGGCGCGCCGGGCTTCCCACCGCGGCTCTCCGGTACTCGGCGGGAGCTTCCCTGCTCCGCTCGGGAGGGGCCGTGTCCTCCTGACCCGTCACCCGCCTCAGCGGGTGGGCTCGGGAGAGGCAGCGGCCTCGGTCAGCGTCCGCACCAGCGTACGCACGCCGGCCATGTCGTTGTCGCGGAGCAACGTCTCCAGGAGGGACAGCGCCGCCTTCTGGTCGCCCGGCGCCTGGTGCACGTGCCGCCAGTGCGGCTCCGCCGCCGCGTCGGTCAGCATCAGCGTCCTTCCCACCTGACCGAGCGCGTTGAGCAGGGAACTGTCGTCCGGACGCTGGGCCAGCGCGGCCACCACGACGTCGGCCTGCCGTTCCGGGTCCCGGTGCTGCGAGGCTTGTTGGCGCAGGTGGTCGAGCGCGTCCCCGGCGGGAACCGGCAGCTCGACCGGGGGGATGCGGTCGACCTCCTCCCGGGCTTCGGACAGGTCGGCCGCCATGTCATCGCTGCGGCGCACCGCCGCCAGGGCCCGCCGGGCGCGCTGAAGGGCGCCCTGGGCGGTCCAGCGCGCTCCGCGGGCCGCCGCCAGCCGGGCGGCCGCCAGGGAAAGCTCCAGGCACGGGCGGTACGCGCCCACCCGCTCGCAGTAGCGCGACCACGTCGTGATCCGCACCCCGAGCTGCCAGTCGTTGTCGAGCGCACCCACCGCCACGAGGTGCTCAGCCGCCTCCGCCCATCCGGGACGCAACCGGGGGTGCTGTTCCGCCTCCCCGACGTCGGGAAGCGCCTCCCGGGCCTCCTGCGGGGAACACTGTCCGGTCCGGGCGAGCCAGGCCACCAGCCGCGACCGTTCGAGGCGAAGCCGGCGGTGGGCGTCGGCGTTGGCCGCGCCGCGGGGCCACGTGCTGAGCGCGGCGAGATGGTCCAGGATCTGCAGC is part of the Haloactinospora alba genome and encodes:
- a CDS encoding glutamate racemase, whose translation is MRIALVDSGLGMLSTAAALRAARPDADLVLSMDPDHMPWGPRSPEDVIGRALAGARAAMDPPPAAGSDGSPAPRPDAVVVPCNTASVHGLSALRAEFEPDIPVVGTVPPIKPAAEAGSPIAVWATAATTHSRYQNSLIASFAPDTAVAQVACVGLAEAVESADRRAVAGAVRRAAERTPGDTTSVVLGCTHYDLVSASISAALGPDVPLFTAADAVAAQTLRRIGTFPDRDASPTGSTVVLASGRRAGLPTAALRYSAGASLLRSGGAVSS